gtttgactaactggtttctcacattgttctgttttttttttttggttattcttttatgatttttattgcatttttgtttccttttttttttttctctttgattttaatttatgtttctctttgttatatttgctacataatgtatgtttaaatcaattctattttttgagcaagcaaataaaaattaaatgccaaaataaagaatgaagttagaagtttgattatgaggtattgatataaaatttatatgttcaaaactggtttttaaatttagtatcttttgtaaaagtttagttattaggcattgtgtatttttcattatgttattgatgaaactattttttttcccTATTTTAATGAcataattagtttcttttaatattgatgaaactggttttaaagctagtatcgtttttagattgtaatttttttcattatcttgttgatgaaactgtttttttttattcttttaatgaaattattagtttctttcaatgttgatgaaactagtttttaaagtttgtattcttttcagattatgattttttatattttttttcatgatgatgttgatgaaattggtttttttttttctattgtttttaatataataattagtttttaacaaaaaaataaatagtagtttaaataaaaaaaaaacaaatttaatttctgtaaaaaaatgagatacaaaaatatacactaattatatatatatatatatttatatatatacaaagaaaaaaaaatagtttgagaaaaaaaattaaaaaaaaagagagagactcaaaaagaaattagaaaaaaagataaaaaagaaaattagagagagagaagagaaagaaagaaaaaaaaaatcagcaactgaaattataaatgtaatgtttgaaaagaaaaaaaggttagtatttggtgtaaattttctaaataaaaagaaaccctaaaatgtaaatgtaaaataaactaaaaaaaataaaattaattaagttagaaacaaaaatatgaaatatgGGTATGgataataaatttacaaaaatatggcatatcaaataccataaaaagtcttaaatgtgaaaaaatgccatTGAAGATTgacaaacctataaatgccatatttttgtaacttttttacaaaattccATATTTGATATAATTTTCACTTGTATTATTTGTTTCTTTAAGTGTGTTGGTTAGAACAATCATTTCCAACAGCTCCCTTAAAAAGAGTGACTTTAGCTGAGAAACTAACTTAGAGTGATAAGTCTCTAAACTCCATTTGCAGAAAGGGCCTCCACTCACTCTGTTTATGATCACTCGAAGCATTTATGGACATAATATAATCTGTTGTTTAATGCTGAATTACTGACGGCTATTGTTGGAGCTATATGAATCCAGTATTTCTATTGACTAACTCAAGCATTTATATTGAAAACTTTACCAAACAATTGCTCAAAGAACAATGATCATGTGTGAAAAGAGCTTCCTCTTTAACGTTTATAGTATCAAATATTTGTAATGTTTGTATCAATCTTCAATTGTTTAATTTGGGATGACTGGTGAGCAACTCATCAAAGACATTCTTTCAATCCCAAACAGTTCATTGCATTCTTGTAcaaaataaacttataaaatttgAACCTATATAGCTTATTAGGTAcccaactaaaataaaataacaaaatatagaatgacCTTAACCTTTAACAAAGTCAAAACCTAAAATTCACTTGTAGTTTCTCTTACAAAACTCCATCCAACAAAGATTTGCTATTGAGAGTTTCAACCTTAGACTTGATAGAGCTAACAGTCTCATTCAGAACAGAAGATTTCAGCTCCAATTCCCTCAGATAAGCTCTGGTCTCTGCAATTCGCTTCTTGGCTTCAAGAACCTCCTTTTCTTTCAAAGTCAAATCCGCCATCTGAGATTCTACTTGTTTCCTAGTCGTTTCCAAGTCCTGCTCACAGTTTGTCTTTGCCACTGCAATTGCATGATGCTGACTAATCAACTCAATGGTTTCTGCGCCTTCACTCAGCACACGGCGTAGCCAAGCAACATCGATCCCTGATGACTCAACATCCTTCAGAATGGCCAACATTTCTTTGACTTTGGACTTTGTCAGCTGCATAATTTGAGTGGACTCCAGTTCTTGAACCACAAAGCACACACATTCCAAATAATAAGAACGCATAGCAATTGATTCTAGTTGGCAACTTGCTGCTATGTCCCCATACTTGTCAAAAATCGACTGCAAAATGGAAGATAACCTTCCCTTAACTCGATATTTTCCCACTGACACACTAGCATCAGAAATTACTGATTGagcttcttcatcatcactctctTGGAAACCATGAGGTACACCAGTGAAAGTAAAGCTGGATTCAGAGGGTGAACCAGTAGTTCCTTCTCTTTTCTCATTCATGACAGGAGATGAAACTGCCTCTGTCATTGGCTGATGGTTTTTCTCCTCTTTCTGATGTATTGGTTGTTCAATGGCAATGGAGTTGACATCTTGTTTCGGAGGATCTTTGGTATAATCAGGCTGCCGAGGAGAGGTACATGATTAGAAAGAGAATTGGTAAGAAATGTGAGTGTGTGGGTGTGTGTGTTCAATATGAATTTCAGCTTACCATCTTGAGAATTTCAGTCATGGATATTGGATAAGAGTTGACGTGCTTCTCATCATAAGGAGACTCTTCAGCATGAATTTCTCCAGAATACGTCTCCGAAGAAGAGTAGTTCTCCCCATTTTGTGATCCAAGCTTTTCTGTAGAATATATGCGTTTTGGAGGCAATGAAGCACTGTTGTTGAAAGCTCTATCTCTTGCGGGTGCACTGTCAGGCTCTCGAGGCGGTGGCATTGATCGAGATTCTTGCATCTTTTTCTTTCCCAACTTCATGGGAAGATCAAGAATGGAGCCTGTAATTAAATGGaacataaaacaatcatttGTTGAATGGAAGCCAATGGTATGTTATTTGTGTTAACCCATTGCATTTGTCAATTGTTACATAATCAGAGGACTATAATTTCACAAGGAAAAGAGATCAATCAACATGCAAAGGTTAGTATTACTTAGTTCTCTTCACTCAACTTTTGCTCTCTATCTAGTCATTTGGgaaatttatttaaagaaagttTATGGGGTTCAAAAAAAGGAGATAGAAAAAGGGGTTAAAACCTGGTTGGTTTATATCTTCTTTTCCTCCAGCTTTTTTGAGGCAATTTTCATTACACTCATGGTAAGGATTAGATGCCTTAGGGCATGCTCGGCCAACAATTTTATCTTCATATCTTTTGTTCAGACCACCATCTTTTATAACACTGCCATTATCTTTAAcagacaaaaagaaaaaaggaaatcCAATATTGTTGTCCCATGTTCAGAAATggtttaagaaaaatatcacaGCAACAAACTCTGATAGGAATAAAACATATTCTTTTAAAACTCAATAACATTTTTAATCAATTGACCAATAACCAagaattgttgtacaaaaacAAAAGCTAAAGCAATACATGTTAATAACTAAGTGAAAAAGCATTGTGCTAGAGCCATGAAAATCAGGGAGAACAATAACATTTTGGTTTGTTTGTATAGCAAATATGAAGAGAGTACATGAGAGagaagaaaaaattgaaaatggaaaatAACCTGATTTCTTTTTTTCCGTGCGGACCTTTCCTTCTGCTATTCTCTTCAAGCAAGCTTCAGTGCATTCATGATAAGGATTAGGTGCATAATAGCAATCAGAACGTACTTTTCCATTTGAAGTCATCTCTCTTTTGTTGAATTTACACTTGTGATAATCCTGCAAAATATTCTGTAAAAACAACACCAAATTCAATTCAATTAGCATATGAGGACAAATTTCTTCGATTTGGGATTAATATTCTATAGTCATTTTTTAATATGAACTTTCAAGTAACAAATAACAGGGAAGGAAAAAATAACCAAATCTTGAGAAACCATTAAACAACAGATGCTGAAAGTATATACCATCCAcaaaatcaagagaaattcaaaaatcaaaatcattggcaagaaaaatatttatatatataattatattttcattacaGTTCATAGCAACCAAACATTAAACAGAGCAAAAGTCTTAAGCCATAGCTCTATGGTAAGTCTCAATTCgaatcaatatatattatacaatatTGTTTAAAGACTTGTACGAAAAACTTAAAAAAGATAATAAGAAGATCTTCAACATGTACAGAAAAACTAATTacctaaaataaaaagaatgaaTAAATCCACAAAACCTCAACAACAAAAAAAGGAGCAGAGAGTCTGAATtaataatcttaaaaaaaaaaaacccacctGATAAATATTAGGATCTGATAATGGAATAAGAGCAGAGTTTGATGAACAATAACAAAGATGCAGATGGTTTGGTACTggtaatgatgatgatggtgcGTAGTTTCTTGACTACGAGATATGAGTGTATCTGTATGACTAGAAATATAATATACTATTAATTGGGAATAAAAGAAATTGATATTTCAAATTCCAactacaaatatataaaaaaaaaaatagaaaacaaataaaagaaaaagaggcaAAGCTCTTAACAGTGCAACACCTTCTTCGTCGTCTCATTCATACATGACGCACTGCGTTGCCGTTCTTTGACTTTGGAAAGACAATATTGTCAAACCACCATTacttcttatttatttattcatttcatTATTACTTAGGATTCGGaccacttttttatttatttattctttttttttttaaataaggtaacattatttaaaaatataatataatattttattttatttttttatattatttttaacattgttatttctaaaaatatttcaatatatattataattacagtctcacacattattatttaatgtgtaatgtaatttttaattataataacttTTTaacttcaattttttattaaaaaaataaataatatcaatattataacataatatttatgtaaatttttaaaataatatatttttttctaataatataatattttaatattttaccaGATAATATAAACATATCCTAAACCCCCTCTAAAATTTTATTAGAGATGCTTTTATGTACCTTCATTTCCCTATTCTCtttctcaaaataaataatgataatatgAGATGCTGTACCTTCTAGAAAGATTCATTTCTCACTAACACCAATTAatagatataaaaaattaaaaaaataggaaattccctattttgtttttattgttgtAAATAACACTATAATAATAGTGGTActatctaaaaaaataaaagtttactTTTGAACTTCGAAAATTCAACTCTGAACTTCAACCATAAGAATGTGTCGTCGTGGCCCTCGTGGCCCTATTTATCACCATACATACATCAAGATGTTACTCGTTTTTTCTTTtcgtttctattttttttttctcatataaGCAAAAGTAGCCTACATCACCTTTTGTCTTGCAGAAAGTCACAACAAGCAATATCAAAAAACTTGTCTTTTGTGTTTGGATTAAAATGCAAAAGCTTTTATTTGGTTGGGAaattttacttaatttaagttaacTTATATTAGTATAGGAAAGTTTTATTCACAcctcataaaattataaataatttaataatttttattttatataaaatatatatctttaatttataaaaaaaaattatccttctaatattcttaaaaaatacacttataaaataaaaattaatttttttaaaaaaatattaagacaaacaattaaaattaaatattatatgaaatgaaattaaaaaaaaaagtataaatgattttttaaataatgtgaaaataaaattaaaataactatttatatttagagaaaataatgtgaaaagcaacttttagaaaaaaaataattaaaagtaaactttagagattaattaaaattaagtttaattttttttaaaaaaaaaatgggatgTACTAATAATTTTACGgggtataaataaaattttcctataaAAGGCTAAGATTTCATCAAACCTAATTCTACCCCTCATTTCAAACACttaccctctctctctctctctctctctctctctctctctctctctctctctctctctctctctctctctctctctctctctctctctctctctctctctctctctctctctctctatgaaCTCACCCTAAGGACTCAACCCACCACCACAACCTTGATCCCTTCTCTTCACGACCACAGACCCAACGACCCACGGACCCCATGACAATTGCGGACCCAATGACCTCCATCGTCCACGGCTTCTCCATCGACAATGTCGCCaaaggtaaatattatttttgtttttgttttgtttttttttttttttgcatgatttaggattaaaatatatgaaattattgatatgtttattTAGATTTAGGGTTAACGGTCTTTGATTTTTGAGTTTGGATTAGATTTAGGGTTAGAATGGTCGGACATGTGTTTTagggaaaattttaatttttggccTGGTCTGGTGCAAGCCcgatgtattttttgttattaaaataGGATAAAGGTTGAAGACAATAGCCCAATGTAGGCCTTATGCTGGGCTTGATATAGGTCCCGATAGTGTGCCTAAGTTTTATGCTTTTATTGTAAGGCTCGATTGGACCGATGTATGGTCCGATATGAGGCCCAATGTATGGTCACAAAATAGCACAAAAATAGACACATTATCGAGCGTAGCATCGGGCATAATAAAAAAGCATAAAACTTAGACACACTATCGAGCCTTATATTGGGCCCATCATTGGGCCTACATCGAGCTATCGTCTTCAACTTTTATTCTTTTCCAACAACAAAAACATATCGGACTAGGCCAAAAAACCAAAATTTCTCCAAAACACATATCCGACCATTCTAACCTTAAATCTAACCCAAACTCAATAatcatgcaaaaaaaaaaaaaaaaaaaaaaaagatacttACCTTTGACAACATTGTCGATGGAGAAGCCATGGTTGATGAAGAAGTTGTTGGGTCTGTGGATCGTTGGGTATGTGGTGGTCGTGGAGAGAAGGGACCGAGATTGTGGGAAGTGAGTTGTGGGTCGAGTCATTCGGGTGAGTTTAGAGAGCAAGAGAGAGaagggaggaagagagagagtcaAGTGTTTGAAATGGGATGGGTAAAATTGGTTTTATGAAATGTTAGCCTATTCTACCAATATGGGTTAACTTAGGTTTAAGGAAATAATTTTAATCCAAtaaatgcataaaaaattatatttcccATTTGttatcatagtttttttttttttttttttttgaaaggattATCATAGTTATTTAGATTAAAAGAGAGGTGAAAAAAAGTGAAAAGTAATAACTTAAATTCAGCAGTCAACACTCGTCTACTCACTTTGAAAtgttttactaaaattttaattctcttttaattttaccaaatacatttacattatttaaatattagaaacataataaaataaaataattatttcaagaataaacaaaaataaaaggttaaataatataaaatattgtaCCTCATAAATAGTTGTAAATAGTTTGGAGCAAGTAGCTAAAAAAGTTCAGATGGAGAAAGGCTTAAATTGTTTGATGGAGAACGAAAAgattttagttattaatatttctttttttattacatCTTAACTATTATAAAGGAGCACTTCCAACAACTTGAGTGGAAAACGTCTTTGATAGGGTTGAGTAGAATTTTTTCAAAGCTATTATTCTCCATTTTGGTTTCCCTGCTAGGTTTGTCTCTCTCATTTTAAACTGGATTTCCACTGTCTCCTTTAAAATCCTGGTCAATGGCTGTCTCTCTTAAAGTTTCCATCCTTCTAGAGGTATCAGGCAAATGGACCCCCTTTCTCCTACCTCTTTCTGTTGGTCTCTGAAGGCCTCTCTGATGTCATCCGTGCTCGTATGTGTGCTAATCATTTTAAGAGTTTTTCTATATGCAGAACTGCCCCTGTCATCTCTCACTTGTTATTTGCAAATGATAGCCTACTATAAAGTCATCTCTCACTTGACCTCTATAATAATGTCACTGGTTAGTCTGTAAACTTTGACAAATCCTCTATCCTTTTCTCTCCAAATACTAGCTTATCTGATAAAAGTATTTTTTACAATAATTAGGGCTGTCTAATAAGGATTTTATCAGCAAATACCTAGGAGTTCATCAGTGTTGGTAGGCTTAAAAGTTCTTTTCACTATCTTCTGCAAAGTGTTAGTTCTAAGATCAATAGCTAGAATGGGAAGTTCTTCTCCATGGCTGGGAAAGAATCTCTGCTCAAAGTTACAGTCCAAGTTATCCCTTCTTATGCTATATCTTGTTTCCGTCTTCCCATGACTACTTGTAAAATCCTGGAGAGCCTTATGGCTAAATTCTGGTGGAGTTCTAGtgttaacaagaaaaaaaatcattggaaaAATTGGCCATCACTctgtgtttttaatttttttagttggtTGGGTTTTAGATCCATTGACCACCACAATGAGGCTATGTTAGTTAAGCATGTTTGGAGGATCTTTCTTAACCCTTTGTCTCTTTTGTCtggattttatttcaaaaataatgatTTTCTCCATGCGTCCAAAGGTCATTGCTCTTCGGCCAGTTGGAGAAGTATTATGTGAGGAAGATATGTGCTTTTGAAGGGTCTGATTTGGAAAGTTAGAAATGGAACTTCTATCTCTACTATTAGTTCCTGTTGGGTTCCCAACGTTAAATCTCTtcaatttaaagaaaaaatttcCCCTTGATCACTCGGTCTCATATTTTATTCAGGATAATGATACATGGAATGTTGAAAGTCATAGACTTTACTTCCCTAAGGACATTATAGA
Above is a genomic segment from Cannabis sativa cultivar Pink pepper isolate KNU-18-1 unplaced genomic scaffold, ASM2916894v1 Contig3, whole genome shotgun sequence containing:
- the LOC133033302 gene encoding uncharacterized protein LOC133033302 isoform X2 yields the protein MNETTKKNILQDYHKCKFNKREMTSNGKVRSDCYYAPNPYHECTEACLKRIAEGKVRTEKKKSGSILDLPMKLGKKKMQESRSMPPPREPDSAPARDRAFNNSASLPPKRIYSTEKLGSQNGENYSSSETYSGEIHAEESPYDEKHVNSYPISMTEILKMPDYTKDPPKQDVNSIAIEQPIHQKEEKNHQPMTEAVSSPVMNEKREGTTGSPSESSFTFTGVPHGFQESDDEEAQSVISDASVSVGKYRVKGRLSSILQSIFDKYGDIAASCQLESIAMRSYYLECVCFVVQELESTQIMQLTKSKVKEMLAILKDVESSGIDVAWLRRVLSEGAETIELISQHHAIAVAKTNCEQDLETTRKQVESQMADLTLKEKEVLEAKKRIAETRAYLRELELKSSVLNETVSSIKSKVETLNSKSLLDGVL
- the LOC133033302 gene encoding uncharacterized protein LOC133033302 isoform X1, yielding MNETTKKNILQDYHKCKFNKREMTSNGKVRSDCYYAPNPYHECTEACLKRIAEGKVRTEKKKSDNGSVIKDGGLNKRYEDKIVGRACPKASNPYHECNENCLKKAGGKEDINQPGSILDLPMKLGKKKMQESRSMPPPREPDSAPARDRAFNNSASLPPKRIYSTEKLGSQNGENYSSSETYSGEIHAEESPYDEKHVNSYPISMTEILKMPDYTKDPPKQDVNSIAIEQPIHQKEEKNHQPMTEAVSSPVMNEKREGTTGSPSESSFTFTGVPHGFQESDDEEAQSVISDASVSVGKYRVKGRLSSILQSIFDKYGDIAASCQLESIAMRSYYLECVCFVVQELESTQIMQLTKSKVKEMLAILKDVESSGIDVAWLRRVLSEGAETIELISQHHAIAVAKTNCEQDLETTRKQVESQMADLTLKEKEVLEAKKRIAETRAYLRELELKSSVLNETVSSIKSKVETLNSKSLLDGVL
- the LOC133033302 gene encoding uncharacterized protein LOC133033302 isoform X4, whose product is MTSNGKVRSDCYYAPNPYHECTEACLKRIAEGKVRTEKKKSGSILDLPMKLGKKKMQESRSMPPPREPDSAPARDRAFNNSASLPPKRIYSTEKLGSQNGENYSSSETYSGEIHAEESPYDEKHVNSYPISMTEILKMPDYTKDPPKQDVNSIAIEQPIHQKEEKNHQPMTEAVSSPVMNEKREGTTGSPSESSFTFTGVPHGFQESDDEEAQSVISDASVSVGKYRVKGRLSSILQSIFDKYGDIAASCQLESIAMRSYYLECVCFVVQELESTQIMQLTKSKVKEMLAILKDVESSGIDVAWLRRVLSEGAETIELISQHHAIAVAKTNCEQDLETTRKQVESQMADLTLKEKEVLEAKKRIAETRAYLRELELKSSVLNETVSSIKSKVETLNSKSLLDGVL
- the LOC133033302 gene encoding uncharacterized protein LOC133033302 isoform X3, with the translated sequence MTSNGKVRSDCYYAPNPYHECTEACLKRIAEGKVRTEKKKSDNGSVIKDGGLNKRYEDKIVGRACPKASNPYHECNENCLKKAGGKEDINQPGSILDLPMKLGKKKMQESRSMPPPREPDSAPARDRAFNNSASLPPKRIYSTEKLGSQNGENYSSSETYSGEIHAEESPYDEKHVNSYPISMTEILKMPDYTKDPPKQDVNSIAIEQPIHQKEEKNHQPMTEAVSSPVMNEKREGTTGSPSESSFTFTGVPHGFQESDDEEAQSVISDASVSVGKYRVKGRLSSILQSIFDKYGDIAASCQLESIAMRSYYLECVCFVVQELESTQIMQLTKSKVKEMLAILKDVESSGIDVAWLRRVLSEGAETIELISQHHAIAVAKTNCEQDLETTRKQVESQMADLTLKEKEVLEAKKRIAETRAYLRELELKSSVLNETVSSIKSKVETLNSKSLLDGVL